From a region of the Halolamina sp. CBA1230 genome:
- a CDS encoding quinone-dependent dihydroorotate dehydrogenase — translation MQLYDAAKPILFSLPPETAHALVSRGLEAVQGTPAEGLLRDRYVVDDDRLTTEAFGLRFPNPVGVAAGFDKNARIPRALAAIGFGHVEVGGVTAEAQGGNPRPRMFRLRPDRALINRMGFNNEGADAVGERLDDTALPHVPVGVNLGKSKSTPLEEAPADYRYTYERVADAADYFVINVSSPNTPGLRSLQNRDALEAIVDELQDAGAAPLLVKLSPDLPGPAIEESLEVVAAKDLDGVVVANTTTERPESLHSPNQAEPGGLSGDPIEERSTGLVGFVAERTHVPVVGVGGVSSAEGAYRKIRAGADVVQLYTGLVYEGPALAREINEGLLDLLEADGFDHVSEAVGVDL, via the coding sequence ATGCAGCTCTACGACGCCGCGAAACCGATCCTGTTCTCGCTACCGCCAGAAACTGCCCACGCACTCGTGAGCCGCGGGCTCGAGGCCGTCCAGGGGACGCCGGCTGAGGGCCTGCTGCGCGACCGCTACGTCGTCGACGACGACCGACTCACGACCGAGGCGTTCGGCCTGCGCTTCCCCAACCCGGTCGGCGTCGCCGCCGGCTTCGACAAGAACGCCCGCATCCCCCGCGCCCTCGCCGCCATCGGCTTCGGTCACGTCGAGGTCGGCGGCGTCACCGCCGAAGCCCAGGGGGGGAACCCGCGCCCGCGGATGTTCCGCCTGCGCCCGGACCGCGCGCTGATCAACCGGATGGGGTTCAACAACGAGGGCGCCGACGCCGTCGGCGAACGGCTCGACGACACCGCGCTCCCGCACGTCCCCGTCGGCGTCAACCTCGGCAAGTCGAAGTCGACGCCACTCGAGGAGGCGCCGGCGGACTACCGCTACACGTACGAGCGTGTCGCGGACGCCGCGGACTACTTCGTCATCAACGTCTCCAGCCCCAACACGCCCGGCCTGCGCTCGCTCCAGAACCGCGACGCGCTGGAGGCGATCGTCGACGAGCTTCAGGACGCCGGCGCCGCCCCGCTGCTCGTCAAGCTTTCGCCGGACCTCCCCGGCCCCGCCATCGAGGAGTCCCTCGAAGTGGTCGCCGCGAAGGATCTCGACGGCGTCGTCGTCGCCAACACGACGACTGAACGCCCCGAGAGCCTCCACTCCCCCAACCAGGCCGAGCCGGGCGGCCTCTCGGGCGACCCGATCGAGGAGCGCTCGACGGGCCTCGTCGGCTTCGTGGCGGAGCGTACCCACGTCCCCGTCGTCGGCGTCGGCGGCGTCAGCAGTGCCGAAGGCGCCTATCGGAAGATCCGTGCGGGCGCGGACGTGGTCCAACTGTACACGGGCCTCGTCTACGAGGGGCCCGCCCTCGCCCGCGAGATCAACGAGGGGCTGCTCGACCTGCTCGAGGCGGACGGGTTCGACCACGTCTCCGAGGCCGTCGGCGTCGACCTGTAG
- a CDS encoding non-histone chromosomal MC1 family protein: MVREDGKRNFALREEDDEDSVFSGNTPRQAALKAARRLEPANSEDSADRVPIELREKGTDKVHIYEGWAWEEEAPENKPDWMPEVITEANVSKQGIEHLDE; this comes from the coding sequence ATGGTACGAGAAGACGGTAAGCGGAACTTCGCGCTTCGGGAAGAGGACGACGAGGACAGCGTGTTCTCCGGTAACACGCCGCGACAGGCGGCGCTGAAGGCGGCTCGACGGCTCGAGCCTGCCAACTCCGAGGACTCGGCCGACCGCGTCCCGATCGAGCTCCGGGAGAAGGGGACGGACAAGGTCCACATCTACGAGGGCTGGGCGTGGGAGGAGGAGGCCCCCGAGAACAAACCCGACTGGATGCCCGAGGTCATCACCGAGGCGAACGTCTCCAAGCAGGGGATCGAGCACCTCGACGAGTAG
- a CDS encoding formate/nitrite transporter family protein, with the protein MTSESDTPSGASLSYRQILEREMENALKEINRPPKGVFLSGLSAGLNLSFGALLMAMVLTFSGGFDSTLVQQAALGGISSIAFLFVVVGQTELFTAHSTMAILPVLDGRASVRGLGRVWGVTYASNLVGCLLFAGLIASAGPALGIVDAAAVGALAGALLPHPWWVIFASGVIAGWLMGLVTWLSAASRDTVGRSLFVLIGTAVIGFAPFHHCILGTTEVLAAMFLGYPVSPGAFVGFLLPTTAGNVVGGAVFVGLLNYGHVALAGEQQNVQFDAVDRE; encoded by the coding sequence ATGACCTCGGAGTCAGACACGCCGTCCGGTGCCTCCCTCTCCTACCGGCAGATCCTCGAACGCGAGATGGAGAACGCCCTCAAGGAGATCAACCGCCCGCCGAAGGGGGTGTTCCTCTCCGGGCTGTCCGCGGGGCTGAACCTGAGCTTCGGCGCGCTGCTCATGGCGATGGTGCTGACGTTCTCCGGCGGGTTCGACTCCACACTGGTCCAGCAGGCCGCCCTCGGCGGGATCTCGTCGATCGCGTTCCTGTTCGTCGTCGTCGGACAGACCGAGCTGTTCACCGCCCACTCGACGATGGCGATCCTGCCGGTGCTCGACGGGCGGGCGAGCGTCCGCGGGCTCGGTCGCGTCTGGGGGGTGACGTACGCGTCGAACCTCGTGGGCTGTCTGCTGTTCGCCGGCCTGATCGCGAGCGCCGGGCCGGCGCTCGGGATCGTCGACGCCGCGGCGGTCGGGGCGCTCGCGGGCGCGCTCCTCCCCCATCCGTGGTGGGTGATCTTCGCTAGCGGCGTGATCGCCGGCTGGCTGATGGGGTTGGTCACCTGGCTCTCGGCGGCCAGCCGCGACACGGTCGGCCGAAGCCTCTTCGTGCTGATCGGGACCGCAGTCATCGGCTTCGCCCCGTTCCACCACTGTATCCTCGGGACGACCGAGGTGCTCGCCGCGATGTTCCTCGGCTACCCAGTCTCCCCCGGCGCGTTCGTGGGGTTCCTGCTCCCCACCACGGCCGGAAACGTCGTCGGCGGGGCCGTGTTCGTCGGCCTCCTCAACTACGGCCACGTCGCGCTGGCCGGCGAGCAGCAGAACGTGCAGTTCGACGCGGTCGATCGGGAGTGA
- a CDS encoding nucleotidyltransferase domain-containing protein: MPALDERYRNAIGTLVARLDGDEPWALTGSASFALQGVPVEPNDIDVQTTEAGADAIESAFADRVVEPVSLSAAEGITSHFGALELAGVRVEIMGAVQKRRPDGAWEPPVDVTEHRRFVDLDGRSVPVLSLQYEAAAYERLGREERAALLSEHATE; encoded by the coding sequence GTGCCGGCGCTCGACGAGCGGTACCGGAACGCGATCGGAACGCTGGTCGCGCGGCTCGACGGCGACGAACCGTGGGCCCTGACCGGCAGCGCCAGTTTCGCGCTCCAGGGCGTCCCCGTCGAGCCGAACGATATCGACGTTCAGACGACCGAAGCCGGCGCGGACGCGATCGAGTCGGCGTTCGCGGACCGGGTCGTCGAGCCGGTGTCGCTCTCGGCGGCCGAGGGGATCACGTCCCACTTCGGCGCGCTCGAACTGGCCGGCGTCCGGGTCGAGATCATGGGCGCAGTCCAGAAACGGCGGCCGGACGGGGCGTGGGAGCCGCCGGTCGACGTCACCGAACACCGGCGGTTCGTCGATCTCGACGGTCGCTCGGTGCCGGTGCTCTCGCTCCAGTACGAGGCCGCCGCGTACGAGCGACTGGGCCGGGAGGAGCGTGCGGCGCTGCTCTCGGAACACGCGACGGAGTGA
- a CDS encoding universal stress protein has protein sequence MYERILLSTDGSVASEEAERHAIDLAAAHDAALHALYVVDETVYNAYSGDEYVDEAEGPEHGLEEHGEETLADLRARASDAAVDCTTVMRHGRPSNVIVDYADEIDAGLLVLGTKRRPDEYRALLGSVTDRVLRLTDRPAVVVKTEVEG, from the coding sequence ATGTACGAACGGATCCTGCTGTCGACCGACGGGAGCGTCGCCTCCGAGGAGGCCGAACGCCACGCGATCGACCTCGCCGCGGCGCACGACGCCGCCCTCCACGCGCTGTACGTCGTCGACGAGACCGTCTACAACGCCTACAGCGGCGACGAGTACGTCGACGAGGCCGAAGGCCCGGAGCACGGGCTCGAGGAACACGGGGAGGAGACGCTCGCGGATCTGCGGGCGCGAGCGAGCGACGCGGCGGTCGACTGCACCACCGTGATGCGCCACGGGCGACCGTCGAACGTGATCGTCGACTACGCCGACGAGATCGACGCCGGCCTGCTCGTGCTCGGGACGAAACGCCGCCCCGACGAGTACCGGGCGCTGCTCGGGAGCGTCACCGACCGCGTGCTCCGCCTGACGGATCGGCCGGCAGTCGTCGTGAAAACCGAAGTCGAGGGGTAG
- a CDS encoding CHY zinc finger protein, with translation MEVHGHTVRGVDVGPETRCRHYDSELDVIAIRFPCCGTFYACDDCHLAAADHESERWGDEAAGRSPTEDASADAVLCGVCGAVLTVAEYVDCDDRCPDCGAEFNPGCRRHYDRYFAEALFETA, from the coding sequence ATGGAGGTTCACGGCCACACGGTCCGCGGCGTCGACGTCGGTCCGGAGACGCGGTGTCGCCACTACGACAGCGAGCTCGACGTGATCGCGATCCGGTTCCCCTGCTGTGGGACGTTCTACGCGTGCGACGACTGCCACCTCGCGGCCGCCGACCACGAGTCGGAACGGTGGGGTGACGAGGCGGCGGGGCGATCACCGACGGAGGACGCGAGCGCCGACGCAGTGCTGTGTGGCGTCTGTGGGGCGGTGCTGACCGTCGCCGAGTACGTCGACTGCGACGATCGCTGTCCGGACTGTGGCGCGGAGTTCAACCCCGGCTGTCGCCGCCACTACGACCGCTACTTCGCGGAAGCGCTGTTCGAAACGGCGTGA
- a CDS encoding 2Fe-2S iron-sulfur cluster-binding protein — translation MAVNTTALGLAVLLSGAAAVFHYVRGTEWESAPDISEEMLERRAASVPETDFPEPYNRSIGGGGAAAAAVGGEAAEEGELEGETDAAGSGPGDIPEDEVEYFEVEFAKEGETVELPNNQPILDAGEDEGFDLPYACRQGQCVSCSGQITDGPSEDFVVHDNQEMLSDEELDQGYTLTCVAYPRDDFTLETSEAP, via the coding sequence ATGGCTGTGAACACGACCGCGCTGGGGCTCGCCGTCCTCCTCAGCGGGGCGGCCGCGGTGTTCCACTACGTTCGCGGGACGGAGTGGGAGTCCGCCCCGGATATCTCCGAGGAGATGCTCGAACGCCGGGCCGCGAGCGTGCCCGAGACGGATTTCCCGGAGCCGTACAACCGATCCATCGGCGGCGGGGGCGCGGCCGCGGCCGCGGTCGGAGGCGAGGCTGCCGAGGAGGGGGAGCTGGAGGGCGAGACCGACGCCGCCGGCTCGGGGCCGGGCGACATCCCCGAGGACGAGGTCGAGTACTTCGAGGTGGAGTTCGCCAAGGAGGGCGAGACCGTCGAACTCCCGAACAACCAGCCCATCCTCGACGCCGGCGAGGACGAGGGGTTCGACCTCCCCTACGCCTGCCGACAGGGGCAGTGTGTCTCCTGTTCGGGCCAGATCACCGACGGCCCCAGCGAAGACTTCGTGGTGCACGACAACCAGGAGATGCTCTCCGACGAGGAGCTCGACCAGGGGTACACCCTGACCTGCGTCGCCTACCCGCGTGACGACTTCACGCTGGAGACGAGCGAGGCACCCTGA